AAAATGCAGAGAAACTACTAGCATATCAACTATCTGAAATATCAGATTCTAGTTCaatgtttttcattttttgctACAATGATATAGTTGatgctcacaagtcacaagatcACTTCATCATGTGACTTTTCCTATGAAACCAAACAATATAATGCAAAAGGGCCCTTGCAAACAATCTACATTTTACTGGCCAAGCTTAATACTTTTGCCAGATATTTTAGCTTTCACAGCGTGCCTACAGAAAAAGTGCCGTACCTTGGATTTGATTATGTCCACAAAGCAAAGCCTAAACAATTGCATGGGACCTGAGTGCCACCGGTGTTGCTGCTTTCTGTAAGCTTCATAGGATTCTGGCAACTCGCATTGACACTGAAAGAGAAGTCACACAGGTTTATCATGCCTTTACACAAGGTATATGCTGCATAAGCAACAGAGAAAATTGTGCCAATACCTCAACATCATTTAGGAAGACAAACTTCCATCCCTTGAGATGTGCTCGGACAGCTATGTCCATATCCTCCACTGTTGTCCTTTCCATCCATCCTCCAGAATCCTCGAGTGCCTTAATTCTCCATACTCCCGCAGTGCCATTGAACCCAAAGAAGTTGAGAAATGCCCCATTCACCTGCTGCTCCACCTCAAAGTGGAAGCAAAGGTTTATGTTCTGAAGTCTGGTCAGCAAGTTCTCATCCTTGTTTACAAAAGACCATCTTGCCTGAACCAACCCGACATCGTCCTTTCCCTGGAATTTGCACAATTAAAGTGTCAGAAAACATAACTAACTTGTAGGACTGGTTGTCAAGTACGTCAGCTAGCATTGTTCAATTAAGCCAAACCTTGAAATGGGGCACAGTGCGCTTCAGGAAATCTGGCTGTGGTTGGAAATCGGCATCAAAGATGACAACAAACTCATAATCTTTCACATAACTGCAGTTCATGGCTGATTTCAGGTTTCCAGCCTTGTAGCCATCCCTGATCACTCGGTGCCGGTATATTATGCGCACACCCTCCCGCTGCCATTTCTCCACTTCCTCCTTGATAAGTGCTGAAGTGGTAGCATCATCAGAATCATCCAGCACCTGGACCAAGAAGTTTGACCTTGGCCAGTCCAGGCTGCAAACTGCACCAATGGATTGCTGGTACACCTGCAACATCCAAATTAAAGACGTCATTAACTGAATTGGACAGCTGTTTGAAAGGAAGTGCAGTGCCGCAGAAAACTGGATCATCTCTTATTAGCTTCTTCTCATGCTCCAGATTTGTGGAAGCAGTGATATATGCTACAGTTTGACATTCAATCACTAGAATTCCCAATTATTAACTGGTTGGCACCAACATCGGCACTGAGATTTGGTTACCAAGAATCGAAGTGTGCTTCTGAAATTACGGATACCAACCCGCAAAAATCTAAACTTTGTAACGCAACAATTAAGTTCTGTTGCTCCAAGGTGCCAATTTAGGTAAAGACCAAAGCAACTTTAAACTTCAGAAAGCACCAAATTGTGATTGGAGACACGAGTCAAAGATCCAGACCGATGCATCTCCTCCACCCAAATTGTGTTGGGTTGACTAGAAATAGAGACAGCAATCACTAGGAAGCCCCAAATTTTACCCGAAACTTTTGATCCCAAATTTCCAACTTAGAGTACGCACAAGCACAACCAAAGGAACCATGGAAGGGGAAGGATGGTTGAACGTTGCTTTGAGCTTACCTCCCTCTCATTGCACATGGGCATTTGCACGAGCACCATGGGGAAGTCCTCGGCGCCGGCCTCGACGTCCTCCTTGTCGGCGGCCAGCGGCACGGGCTTGATGCCCTTGAGCCTGATCCAGAAGCAGCCGAGGCAAAGTACAAGGCGGTCGACGCTCTGGATCAGGAAGAGGACGACGCAGGCGTTGGTGAGGaactgcagcggcggcgcgaggtaGTCGAGGCGGGCGCGCATCCAGCCCGCGtaggcggcggcgaagaggccgtcgacggcgaggagcCCCGCGTCCACCTCGAGGTGCCAGCCCTGGagccacgccgccacctcgacggcgagcagcagcagggagaGCACGAGGAACACCCGGATGCAGCCGTAGAAGCGCGCGCGCAGCGCCGTGTTCTCCCCGGGGGCCACGTCCGAGTccgtccgccccgccgccaccctccgtcgcgcggccgccgccacggcgagcGCCGCGGAGGCCGCTCCCGTGAGCCGCCCCGCGGCGCGGTGCGCCTTGAGGAGCAGCACCCATGTGATCTGGCGCGCATTCTTGCCCCGGCCGGccttgcccccgccgccgcccgccggcgagtccggcgccgccacctccgacGCGGAGACCTCGGAGATGGACCAGTTGGGGTTCTCCATCTTCACCACCACAGGcgtcccgccaccgccgccgccgccattggcCCTCGCGTCCCTCCCCCACCACGACGGCGCCATTGGCACACggccacagccacagccacaaGCACCACCAcgaccctctctctctctccgtcaCCCGGCACGCAGCGCAGCgacgagccgagccgagctctcctcctccctcacctACGCATCAAGAACGGCCTTAATAGCCGGAAGGCGAACACCACCGCGTCTGGCCAGCCAGCATATACCCCGCGCACAGACACACAGACACGcagagagaagggagagagcGCGGAAGAACAGCTCACCACGTCGGTCTAGCAGGCGagctccccctcccccctttTATTTATTCGCAGGCTGCTCCTCCCCCTGTCCCCGTCTctcgccaccgtcgccgtcgacaaaaaaaaaaagccgcccccttttctctctcccccctccgcCCCGCCCGAGACACCCCGCCAGTTCACCGAGTGGAGTGGTTAaaagcagcggcagcagcagctggctgCTGCCTGCTCGGCCGGTGGAAACCGGAAGCGGctgctgttttttttccttaaccGCGCGGCACGGCCGCGGTTGGGTCGGTTGGTTTGGTTGGTTCCTGCCGGGCGCGGGGCGGGGTGGCTCTGAGTCTCTGGCCGGCCGCGCGTGGGCGTGCCGCCGAGTGGGCTCGCACGACGGTGTCTATTCGTTGCTTGCGGTTGCAGCCTGGCGCGCTGTcggtggcggccggggcgggcgcTCTCCGTTAGTCTGGTCTGGCTCCCACGCCGGCACAGCTCGCAGGAATTATCCGCCCGCCGTCAGCAGCTCACTGCTTGTGCCCGCTGCAGGCTGTAACCTACTAGCACTACACAAAACCAGTCCGCCACCAGTCAGGTCAAAGACGCGTCCAGTCCCTAACCGAATTAAGCACCGTAAAATCTGACCGAAATCAAGGCTACGAAGCATCGTTAATCTCTGGTAACGACGAGGTGGAGACATCGGAGGCATGGATCGATCGATGCGGCGCTGTTGTGCGTAGGGAAGGCGCGAGCAGGGAGGGAGAGGATCGGAAAGGACAAGGCGGAACGGAACGAGATTGGATCTACGGCGCTCCACTGGGCTGGAGAGTGGAGAGGAGACAAGCTGCCTGTTTGGTTGCATTAACAACGCCCATGATTACgggacggcagcagcagcaggagtaCCTCGGGCGATCGAATCTGGGCGCCGGGACAAAATTAGCATCCACAGAAAATGGCAGCCTCCGGAGATTTCCGAGATTAGGGTTGCCGTGTTTGGCACACACACCGTACCTGTTCTTCCTAGCGAAGAAAATGGTTTCCCTTCCAAAACAAATGCTCTAATCTACTAATTGAGATGGGCACTTTAGGGAGGAAGAGAGGTTTGCATGGCCGAGCGAGCATCTCCAGTAGTTTCTTTTTTCCTAATCTAATTAACATATTCGagagttgataagaaaatagtgctcTAACAGTCTCCCTTTACCTTTTCATTTtctcaataattattgggacaacccaataattcaccccaccctaactctccctaaataaaggagaAATTATGACTCTCCCAATACAGTAATTGGATTAGGGTGGTATTATTAGGAGACTACAAAAGTAACTCTTCCAATAATGGTGGAAGTGATATTGAAATATCCTGTTAATTTGGGACAGCATGATATCCGCCACTAATACGCTGAGTTATGTGGGAGGCAGAGTAATCATTGGGGACAGGATATGAACAGCAGCATCTCGCCggggggccggccggccctGAAGATCCCCAATCGTGCAAGCCCATCCATCATACAGGCGGAGGCAGATGATGCAGCGCTCGCCAACGAGCGATGCGGTGGGCGTGCTCACGTTTAATGCGGCAGCGCTACAACACCTCGCTTCGCACGATCGCATCGCGTTGCCCCTGCACAGCACAGGCTGCACTGCTGCGCCCGCGGGGGCCAGCTCGTGCATCAGCTGGTTGGTCTCCATGGGAGGCAGGGATGGAGGAATCGCTGCGTCCCCGTTCCGTTCTCCAATCTGCTGATCTGCAGACCCGCGCGCGCTCCTGATTCCAGTTCCATCATCCGcaggtttttttattttatctttgcCTGAAACTCCGAACAACAAGTTGATGACTGTATTTCACTGGCGTCTGTCCGTGGTCAACTTCGATCTGTTGCTCTGCTCATTCACACTAGCCACGGTGAAGATTGATGAAGAAAGTACGAGACGGTGCGAAAAAGGAGAGGAAATCTCCTCTCTTGGTTACCACCTTGAACTCTGAATTTTTTCAGATTTCGATGACAGAGCGAGTGCCATGAGATTTCCTCCACTCGAGGAACCGAGTGACACTGGTACCAGCGCTTTCATTCCTGCAGGAGCGTGCGTTAGAAACTTCCTCCGCGTTGTGTAAATTATTCATTTCGGGCCATCAAGCCCAATGACAGTCTCGTGCTAGCTATATACTTTGCCATTGAATCTTCTCCTTTCACCACTGTCTGTTGTTGCCACATCTGTCGTTGCTGCATGCTAATTCTGGAGCAAAGAACACGCGAGCGAATGAGCCATATTGTAAACTTCAATTCCCGTGTTACATCAAGCAATGGTCATCAGGAGACGCAGGTtgactctattttttttttcgcgGGAAGATGCCGGTTGACTTTGACTTGGAAAAAGATTTTCCATTTCTGCCAATAGCTAAGGGTTCTATAAAGCAAGGAATTACAGGCTTTGCGTGAAGAAAAGAGAGGGGGAAAATGCAGCAGAAGAAGACTGGAGCTGCAGTTGAAGGCTGCCGTACGTGGCGGATGACTTGCGTACGAGTCCGAACATGGGGGGAGCGAACGGAAGAAGGTGATAACAACCTCCGCAACCCAACCTCACTAATCTAATCCACCGCCAATCAGCGGATCGCACCTCCTTAAACTGGTGATTTTGTCGGCATCCAACTGTTCTCGAATTGGTTTATTCAAGAATTCAATGATTCCGCGGATCGTGCTCGCAAGCTAGGTTAGCTGCACATCAATGCGACCGgatatatgtgtgtgtatatatatattatgtatgCTAACGCGACATGTATATTAGCAAGCTACTAGCTGTGATCAGTTTGACTAGTATATGTACCTGAATGAAGATTAATCCTTTGCTAATGTTGACATGTATAGTTAACAATTCTATACCGAGCTAGTCCTTGCAGCGTCATGGCCTGCACTAAGCGGCGTCTCCGGTTGGAGGTCAGAGGCGAGAAGGCCCTGGCCCCTGCGAGGCTCACACCTGGCGTGTCGGTGCCTCCATCGATCCGTCCTGCGCCTGCAGCCTGCCAGGCCGGGAAAAGGCCGCGTCCGCGGTCGTGGTGCGCACACTTGGAGGAGCCTGGAGGCCAGACCAACCGATGACGAGCTCGGGCGCTGACCTCCCGCGGGTCGGAGGAAGCCGTCGTCTCGTCATCTTCTGTTCTCGGGGAAAAACGCCTACGACAGAGCGCTAAGTGGCTGCTTGATACGACgcatattcggatactaattaaaagaattaaatataaactaattataaaactaattgcatagatggagtctaattcgtgaaacgaatctattaagactaattaatctatcattagcaaatagttactgtagcaccgcattgccaaatcatggacttattaggcttaatagattcgtttcgcgaattagactccatctgtgcaattagttttgtaattagactatgtttaatactcctaattagtatccaaacatccaatatgtcaggtgctaaagtttagcatggtgtatccaaacacccctgaacCTTCTACCTCTCGAAAAACCAACCGAAACTAAGCAGGTGTTTGGATtctgaagctaaagtttagtccgtgtcacattggatattcggatgctaattaggaggactaaacatgagctaattacaaaactaattgcagaacccctaggctaaatcgcgagatgaatctattaagcctaattaatccgtcattagcaaatatttactgtagcaccatattgtcaaatcatggactaattaggcttaatagattcgtctcgcgatttagcctaggggttatgaaattggttttgtaattagcctatgtttaatactcctaattagtgtccaaacattcgatgtgacaggagctaaagtttagtccggggatccaaacaccccctaactatTCAGATCAAAGGTCACCTTCTTTAGTTTCGGGTAGGACTAAAGACCCGAGTCACCATGCATGCGCATGCACGTATCCCctagttggtattaccaaccgggactaaagacttttttcttttatatatatagacacacacacgtatacatccttagcgtacactacttacacgtatatgctcatattgtatgcatgtcgtatgTATATTTCATGATAGAATTTgtataatattaattataactaatatatatatacatacaattcttaatatattatacacatcaaactattatttatacaattactatatatatacaataatttgtcctcttcattcttaggatcttCCCGTTGTGGTGTTGCTCCGTTCGGCTactccatcgtaataaaattcttcttCGGAATTTATCACCTcctccaccagaaatcctatgagagcttcttggattgccaaaagcatctccttctccaagagttcttctctaatccgcaacatctgtaatttggaaatatatgaatgttacacgaacaattaaatataaggagctagaaaataattaattattaatagttttattttacgtacagttATATTGTCTGATATCACCTTGTCCCGCACAAAATGGTACATGTGTTCACAGACATAGTATTTACAtaaattattgccttgttcctgtCGCAaacactttagtgggaaaaaacaagttatgaaatattcgtgttatagaatgtacaaaatgtgaaaacttcatacgtactagGAATGTTGtcctgaatgtaagtttttctttgaattcaccacgGTGAGTCTTAcggaatcgtttccatgcgccggcgaattaaaataatgaatgtactgaatgtaagtttttctttgaattcaccatgGTGAGTCTTCCGGAATCATTTTCATGCGTCACAAATTAAAATAATGAGTGATAcaatgttaggtgaaaatttaggaaacaaacatTTGCATAGAtataaaggtctagaattattacaagtttaacATGTCTGGAATGTCTTTGTACTCCACCTTtagtttcctcaatgaatcgaacacaATAACGTTATTTTTATTAATCATAATTACAAGGAGAATTCAGTAGAAACTgtgtacgtaaatgttcatatcagaactaactaacattaattaggtaaggaaaaggaaaatgaaaatagacaacacccacacttacttaaagttgcatggcaataatatgtattgcttgtaattttgttgctctaagaatttgtatattgtgtgcAATGTAGACTTTGATTGATCCCGTATCTGATCTTGGTTAACaagcgatggatccatgaagctaatattGAAGTAGAATTCTCTGCGGCActtctgaattagcatcctacacaaagttagtaggacgacacacacaaaataatgatctgagccaaaatttaAATCTTGATAACCacactgtggcggatccacttcggatctactggttagacatgatttagccgcctaatatgcgacactcatacCTCAACCAcataaacacgaagtgccgtcggattttcctccgatttaaccacttgacaggaccaatttagcagactcacacgaaggtgagcggttccagagagtacaacaagtccacccaagttaacaaattaaccactggatttagttgcgaaaagaacatcagagttttacaagctttcggaaaacaacagaaggtaaaacactagcggaagcaatcgtcggggtcggatgtcctagtgaggccagccgggacatcactgatccctctcctcgtcgtccgaggaggggtcccactcgaccgtccagcccggcgggaactggggcggccaagtgccagcaaaagaggggtcgggagcaacttcacctgaaaaacaggagccacaacaaggctgagctactaagctcaacaagacttaaccgataggagtaaaactactccacacttctagataTGCAGGGCTTTCTGGTTGAGGGGTTTttgcttgccaaaagcactaagtaaaaccctattttcaagttttagttccgattctaagttctttaaccagtctaggttctgcaacctattctaagcaatcatagaaccaaacaaggtatatatatcaacaaaaccatgctATTATCAGATTCCTcctttactcagggtgacatagcgatcaagcaatctcagactgtgagaggcagacgaatcgattcgagttccataaccatgcatggtgaacctagcctcacgacatccgcgcacccggaggttgCTTActgtgtcagccttccccatcaatcccctaacccgtgtcgggccaatttcctttggtgcaaggttccacagacccggcctctgccgttctgcggccacgcatgccaccacgtgcgacatccagcaggggaaactctgttccaagaacaatggggtgaccgctcacgtctaggttcaatccggtactaggcttcctcatcccatactaagtatgaggctagtactttcaaacacttgatcacggacaccaccactgtcgggccttagcaagttttcatagacagacggggcaaccatccgtccaccaaagagttaccaaaccctgccccgtccatcgtccttatagttataacagaaaggtagacatgcaactcctacaactcgcgagtgacaggaaatcactcggcttttaccgccttctagttaagcaaggcaactactcggtccaacagctagtgctcagatcatagggataactaagtcatgcatctagggtttcaaacaactcctatacgtaaatgcacaaacatgttacagaaggcatgcgcagggttttcatgcaatcGGGCTTGCcgtcgagcaaagaggaagagaactgctcgacttcaggggcgacttcggcttcagagggcaggagctcagctacagcttcgtcttctggcgccgggtgtagctcgtagaagccgtcggcgaggcgcagatctacacgaatgcaatgcaagagttagcatagacggttatttcaacagcaacacttactcgcctgagcccagaaactcgcgacaaagagcaggagggtggggaggttcaagagagctggtgaagattaagaggccagggtcggaaaggaacttatgatctgatccttgaactagaggatgtggtatactagggatccttagacgcaagtgctgaagggttcctaagttttacacatacaccctcggttgaagaaaaagatcacagccgagcccttgggcgaggtggataagggtcggcggaacagatagggtcgggcgagacggaaccggggtcgggcggataagaggggtcgggcgaagcggactggggtctgcagcttaccttcttcctacaaggaaagcttggggtcgggaagaagcagacttgggcggagggactaaggccttgaacaacggctaagaccatcagtgctccggcggcggtgcttcttgtggatcacaagtgagcttttacgcagcacggaggagcaagcggctgggtggcttggggaaaacggaggggagctgAGAGGAAAGTTCCTTAAGAACTTTAgggtgtggtgctaggagcttgagcagggagcgagagaatggctgaaggcaacaatggcggagggaactccggcgggcttgcgcattcctttatatagctgctggaacggggaagggaagcggcgcgggagagagaaggagagcggcgcgaaggccggggagaagcaatggagtgctttgccggggcggcgattgagcgaagagggcggtggtgcaggactcggggatgacgccagcggtcattgggttctggcgtcagggcggcgcaggagcgggtatgccggtggttgagatttggcggaggcgggcgtcgtcgtgcggaagatttgatagaagcgaccggtttaacggtgctagaatcgagggcgcacaggtgaaaagacatgcagccgcgggcgcgtgggcgagcgcggagcaacagattgtcgggcggcttctggcaGGGcgggggaaaaggagctgtcgctgccgtggccagggttggcgatggaggaatcgtcgtgtagcagagaccaggcggcgcgactgagctcgaagtgacggaaaagacgggcgacatcgggctctgcggccgg
This sequence is a window from Setaria italica strain Yugu1 chromosome III, Setaria_italica_v2.0, whole genome shotgun sequence. Protein-coding genes within it:
- the LOC101762544 gene encoding probable xyloglucan glycosyltransferase 7, whose amino-acid sequence is MAPSWWGRDARANGGGGGGGTPVVVKMENPNWSISEVSASEVAAPDSPAGGGGGKAGRGKNARQITWVLLLKAHRAAGRLTGAASAALAVAAAARRRVAAGRTDSDVAPGENTALRARFYGCIRVFLVLSLLLLAVEVAAWLQGWHLEVDAGLLAVDGLFAAAYAGWMRARLDYLAPPLQFLTNACVVLFLIQSVDRLVLCLGCFWIRLKGIKPVPLAADKEDVEAGAEDFPMVLVQMPMCNEREVYQQSIGAVCSLDWPRSNFLVQVLDDSDDATTSALIKEEVEKWQREGVRIIYRHRVIRDGYKAGNLKSAMNCSYVKDYEFVVIFDADFQPQPDFLKRTVPHFKGKDDVGLVQARWSFVNKDENLLTRLQNINLCFHFEVEQQVNGAFLNFFGFNGTAGVWRIKALEDSGGWMERTTVEDMDIAVRAHLKGWKFVFLNDVECQCELPESYEAYRKQQHRWHSGPMQLFRLCFVDIIKSKIGFWKKFNLIFLFFLLRKLILPFYSFTLFCVILPMTMFVPEAELPAWVVCYIPATMSILNILPAPKSFPFIVPYLLFENTMSVTKFNAMISGLFQLGSAYEWVVTKKSGRSSEGDLVALVEKHSKQQRVGSAPNLDALTKEESNPKKDLKKKKHNRIYRKELALSFLLLTAAARSLLSAQGIHFYFLLFQGVSFLVVGLDLIGEQVE